The Galactobacillus timonensis genome has a segment encoding these proteins:
- a CDS encoding adenosine deaminase, with protein sequence MTFARFYLDKEKDICVTMDRNEEGQMAYVLTTPNHSTGNLIRNLAALCNLPLTRSAEGYFIIQGIVPAYYDGNCRLFYLFSLGDREAARIESDGHVHLYVQIPAIAKTLMSQTRDYQLSFAKTIVRTRIPAECKFRTDLHTHMNATLSPDQLIALGIVHQIRYSLYYIRKLHLRLRPEQEQVLRILRTDAEAQFLASGSTLTGKYKDRKINDNVFINFADLILNNLENAEYNIPRIRASLAIMKDSQAVFTNLEKVYLYRYVFAKGVSSSDWIPLHDIDRIPDPDIAGTVKQMLADHQTRAYRHNTLFQDKMLWTARNYQHTGIRYVEMSDTTLVKPKEAIDMLGEVHAVMPAIYKETGVRIRFLAALRRIPLTIVKDQKAAPDYMVMSLKTLKAVAVDPYVAGSDIVGEEINDIRDLSDVIADLTAIAKDDPYFVIRIHAGENDSLHDNVGNSVRCVQKALAPGQKMPHIRIGHGLYTPGLNSQKGKELLALLKDNPVTVEFQITSNVRLNNLSSVKHHPLKQYLKAGIPCVQGTDGGAIYGTDSLDEQLALATLLGLSVDEQKQMCAAEEAVLAFSERAFTEKTALYQKTKGHRSLRLFYTYRENEAQRAAMKSSSPVKLLDAATVLGDHVHPLPFDKKPIVICGGSFNNDFSRVRTHAPECAVIDRLLAEADPRRVCFIIGDQLNGYEKYLLDHAGGRFEIYAFVPKLISGSLARKLAGCGAYIRVGTEASAMGLYKSIAYEVFKHRSSILIAFEGNAAGENLIQEARNAKYETRIFVNARARSLRSKAASLQGYVTLFDSDAIVPDILKYTERH encoded by the coding sequence ATGACCTTCGCCCGTTTTTATCTGGATAAGGAAAAAGATATCTGCGTCACCATGGACCGCAATGAAGAGGGACAGATGGCCTATGTGTTGACGACGCCCAATCACAGTACCGGCAATCTGATCCGCAATCTGGCGGCGCTTTGTAATCTGCCTCTGACCCGCTCAGCGGAAGGTTATTTCATTATTCAGGGGATTGTGCCTGCTTACTATGATGGCAACTGCCGTCTGTTTTACCTGTTTTCGCTCGGAGACCGGGAGGCGGCCCGGATCGAGAGCGATGGTCACGTTCATCTCTATGTACAGATACCGGCCATTGCCAAAACCCTGATGTCGCAGACGCGGGACTATCAGCTGTCGTTTGCGAAAACCATTGTACGCACCCGTATTCCGGCGGAATGCAAGTTCCGTACCGATCTTCATACGCATATGAATGCGACTCTTTCGCCGGACCAGCTGATTGCGCTCGGGATTGTGCATCAGATCCGCTATTCGCTCTACTACATCCGCAAGCTGCATCTGCGCCTTCGCCCGGAACAGGAACAGGTGCTGCGGATTCTGCGTACGGATGCGGAAGCGCAGTTTCTTGCCAGCGGCAGTACGCTGACGGGCAAATATAAAGACCGTAAGATCAATGACAATGTGTTCATTAATTTTGCGGATCTGATTCTGAACAATCTGGAAAATGCAGAATACAACATTCCGCGCATCCGTGCTTCGCTGGCGATCATGAAGGACAGCCAGGCGGTGTTCACCAATCTGGAGAAGGTGTATCTGTACCGCTATGTGTTTGCCAAGGGTGTTAGCAGCAGTGATTGGATCCCTCTGCATGATATTGACCGGATTCCGGATCCGGATATTGCCGGTACAGTGAAGCAGATGCTGGCGGACCATCAGACCCGCGCCTACCGGCACAATACGCTGTTCCAGGACAAGATGCTCTGGACGGCGCGCAACTACCAGCATACCGGCATCCGTTATGTAGAAATGTCGGATACGACCTTGGTGAAGCCGAAGGAAGCGATCGATATGCTTGGCGAGGTACATGCCGTAATGCCGGCCATCTATAAGGAGACGGGTGTTCGCATCCGCTTTCTAGCGGCGCTTCGGCGGATTCCGTTAACGATCGTGAAGGATCAGAAAGCGGCTCCGGATTATATGGTGATGAGCCTGAAGACGCTGAAGGCGGTGGCGGTTGATCCGTATGTGGCAGGCAGTGATATTGTCGGCGAGGAGATCAATGATATCCGTGATCTCAGCGATGTGATTGCGGACCTGACAGCCATTGCGAAGGATGATCCGTACTTTGTGATCCGCATCCACGCTGGCGAAAATGACAGTCTTCATGACAATGTGGGCAACAGTGTGCGCTGCGTTCAGAAGGCATTGGCACCGGGGCAGAAGATGCCCCATATCCGCATTGGTCATGGTCTCTATACGCCCGGTCTCAACAGCCAAAAGGGAAAGGAACTGCTGGCGCTATTGAAGGATAATCCGGTGACCGTGGAGTTTCAGATCACTTCCAACGTGCGTCTCAATAATCTCAGCTCCGTGAAGCATCATCCTCTGAAGCAGTATCTCAAAGCCGGCATTCCGTGCGTACAGGGTACGGACGGCGGTGCCATCTATGGCACCGATTCGCTCGATGAACAGCTGGCACTGGCGACGCTGCTGGGATTGAGCGTGGATGAGCAGAAGCAGATGTGTGCGGCGGAAGAAGCCGTGCTGGCGTTCAGCGAGCGGGCTTTTACAGAAAAGACGGCGCTGTATCAGAAGACGAAGGGACATCGTTCGCTTCGGCTTTTCTACACGTATCGGGAAAATGAGGCGCAGCGGGCGGCGATGAAATCTTCGTCGCCGGTGAAGCTTCTGGATGCGGCGACGGTGCTTGGGGATCATGTACATCCGCTGCCTTTTGACAAGAAGCCGATTGTCATCTGCGGAGGCAGCTTTAACAATGATTTTTCACGGGTGCGTACCCATGCCCCGGAGTGTGCGGTCATTGACCGGCTGCTGGCGGAGGCGGATCCGCGGCGGGTGTGCTTCATCATCGGCGATCAGCTCAACGGCTACGAAAAGTATCTGCTGGATCATGCGGGGGGACGCTTTGAAATCTATGCCTTTGTGCCGAAGCTGATTTCAGGTTCTCTGGCAAGAAAGCTGGCCGGCTGCGGTGCGTATATCCGCGTTGGTACGGAGGCGAGTGCGATGGGTCTCTATAAGAGCATTGCCTATGAGGTGTTCAAGCATCGCAGCTCGATTCTGATCGCCTTTGAGGGCAATGCGGCGGGAGAGAACCTGATTCAGGAAGCCCGCAACGCCAAGTATGAGACGCGGATCTTCGTCAATGCCAGGGCGAGAAGCCTTCGCTCCAAGGCGGCTTCGCTGCAGGGGTATGTGACGCTGTTTGATTCGGATGCCATTGTGCCGGACATTCTGAAATATACGGAACGACATTGA
- a CDS encoding hydrogenase maturation nickel metallochaperone HypA, with the protein MHELGIVMRIVDMAEKTAEENQVEKVTQLDLEVGEVSTVVPDYFRDCFKWAVKKTKYLQGCVLNIIIIEGKSYCQDCKQTYKTTKYGRTCPYCGSSHTYLVTGRDVVIRDIQAV; encoded by the coding sequence ATGCATGAGCTTGGCATCGTGATGCGTATCGTTGATATGGCCGAAAAGACGGCGGAAGAAAACCAGGTAGAAAAGGTGACGCAGCTGGATCTGGAAGTCGGCGAAGTGAGCACCGTGGTACCTGACTACTTCCGTGACTGCTTCAAGTGGGCCGTCAAGAAGACGAAGTATCTGCAGGGTTGTGTTCTCAACATCATCATCATTGAGGGAAAATCCTATTGCCAGGATTGTAAGCAGACCTACAAAACAACCAAATACGGTCGTACGTGCCCTTATTGCGGCAGTTCGCACACGTATCTTGTGACGGGAAGGGATGTTGTAATCCGGGACATTCAGGCAGTGTAA
- a CDS encoding FAD-dependent oxidoreductase, translating into MPEQFKKPRSIYQNEKERNKAFAKLGRKITDVVPHKITGIKTDDPEYWGLREVLNDEQVALANRMKLRKFYTFEEMMKLAPDIEPAHLQELLDQMSWIGILEYDYSDCYDHNHPLPDKPHTKRWRVSYFVPGSAELFNSSKDRVDKNPAVANFFERMTFVPLAGITQMIPPGGDGVGMHVIPVEKEVNFNNESVDLEHISYWLKKYEGHLSAGICSCRYSRSMLGEGCGDDPDDWCIQVGDMADYAVETGRAHYVTTEEALDILQKAEDNGFVHQITNIDGAEHIFDICNCDVKICNALRTSMLFNTPNLSRSSFTAKTDPSKCVACGLCVESCPAGAVKLGQKLCHKDGSEQTYPKAVLPDAIKWGKYAWDENYRDTARMHNTYPSGSAPCKAACPAHVPVQAYLAKAKEGKYQEAAELIRTQNPFPAVCGRICNKRCEDACTRGTIDAPVSIDAVKKFVADFDLNSVEHLLPKKVVPNLHGDFDDKIAIIGAGPAGLSCAFYLAMMGYHPTVFEKHEQPGGMMMYGIPTYKLEKDVLQKEIDIIREQGVEIKCGVEVGKDVTLAQLKEQGYKAFYIAIGCQGGRRPGVAHDDAIGTDIAVHYLQESFAKGNPDLSGRVVVVGGGNVAVDCARNAKRRKADQVSMVSLEQRDAMPATNAEIQETLEDGVDVINGWGPKEVLVDEANHVTGIVFKKCTQVIDPETKRFAPKYDENETMTIPCDAVVFAIGQSIDWGSLLEGRTVKFHHGNYPMADSLTYQTDDPEIFVGGDVLTGPKFVIDAIAAGHYAAESLHRAVRWNASMTIGRDRHDYVELNKDDILVDSYDTSGRQEEGMDPADVNPFKDIHRTLSEEQVHTETSRCLSCGASVVDPNKCIGCGICTTRCQFDAIHLYRDHPEMTDMRFAEDKVGGLAGYAVKRAFRILANAGSEEAKMMRAKRKEYNRTHKEFNKKNPYTGNSNNA; encoded by the coding sequence ATGCCTGAACAGTTTAAAAAGCCGCGCTCCATCTACCAGAATGAAAAAGAGCGCAACAAAGCATTCGCAAAGCTTGGCCGTAAAATTACGGATGTTGTTCCGCATAAGATTACCGGCATTAAGACGGATGATCCGGAATACTGGGGTCTGCGCGAAGTATTGAATGATGAGCAGGTTGCCCTGGCCAACCGCATGAAGCTGCGTAAGTTCTATACCTTTGAAGAGATGATGAAGCTGGCACCGGATATTGAGCCGGCGCACCTGCAGGAACTGTTGGACCAGATGAGCTGGATCGGTATTCTGGAGTACGATTACAGCGACTGCTATGACCATAATCACCCGCTTCCGGACAAGCCCCATACCAAGCGCTGGCGCGTATCCTATTTTGTGCCTGGATCGGCGGAACTCTTCAACTCGAGCAAGGATCGTGTTGATAAGAATCCCGCGGTTGCTAACTTCTTTGAGCGGATGACATTTGTTCCGCTGGCTGGTATTACGCAGATGATTCCTCCGGGAGGAGATGGCGTTGGCATGCATGTCATTCCGGTAGAAAAGGAAGTGAACTTTAATAATGAGTCCGTGGATCTGGAGCATATCTCTTATTGGCTGAAGAAATATGAGGGTCATCTTTCTGCCGGAATCTGTTCCTGCCGTTATTCCCGCTCGATGCTGGGCGAAGGCTGCGGCGATGATCCGGATGACTGGTGCATTCAGGTTGGCGACATGGCGGATTACGCCGTCGAAACCGGCCGCGCCCATTATGTTACGACGGAAGAGGCGCTGGATATTCTGCAGAAAGCAGAGGATAACGGCTTCGTTCACCAGATTACCAATATCGATGGTGCGGAGCATATCTTTGATATCTGCAACTGTGATGTGAAGATCTGCAATGCGCTGCGTACCAGCATGCTGTTTAATACGCCGAATCTTTCCCGCAGCTCCTTTACGGCGAAGACGGATCCTTCCAAGTGTGTTGCCTGCGGTCTTTGTGTTGAAAGCTGTCCGGCCGGTGCTGTTAAGCTTGGACAGAAGCTGTGCCATAAGGATGGCAGTGAGCAGACCTATCCGAAGGCGGTGCTTCCGGATGCGATCAAGTGGGGCAAGTATGCATGGGATGAAAATTATCGTGATACGGCCCGTATGCATAACACCTATCCTTCGGGATCGGCCCCCTGCAAGGCGGCGTGCCCTGCCCATGTTCCGGTCCAGGCATATCTTGCCAAGGCTAAGGAAGGCAAGTACCAGGAGGCGGCGGAACTGATCCGTACCCAGAATCCGTTCCCGGCGGTCTGCGGACGTATCTGCAATAAGCGCTGCGAAGATGCCTGCACACGCGGGACGATTGATGCGCCGGTATCGATTGATGCGGTTAAGAAATTTGTCGCTGACTTTGATCTGAACAGTGTGGAACATCTGCTTCCCAAGAAGGTTGTTCCGAATCTGCATGGCGATTTCGATGATAAGATTGCGATCATCGGCGCTGGTCCTGCGGGACTGTCGTGTGCGTTCTACCTGGCGATGATGGGCTATCATCCGACCGTCTTTGAGAAACACGAACAGCCCGGCGGCATGATGATGTACGGCATCCCGACCTACAAGCTGGAGAAGGATGTGCTGCAGAAGGAAATCGATATCATCCGTGAACAGGGTGTCGAAATCAAATGCGGCGTCGAAGTAGGTAAAGATGTGACACTTGCCCAGCTGAAGGAACAGGGTTACAAGGCGTTCTATATTGCCATCGGCTGCCAGGGCGGCCGTCGTCCGGGCGTTGCCCATGATGATGCAATCGGTACGGATATTGCGGTCCATTATCTGCAGGAATCCTTTGCCAAGGGCAATCCGGATCTGAGCGGCAGAGTTGTTGTTGTCGGTGGTGGCAACGTTGCGGTTGACTGTGCGCGTAATGCGAAGCGCCGCAAAGCTGATCAGGTTTCCATGGTTTCTCTGGAGCAGAGAGATGCGATGCCGGCAACTAATGCGGAGATTCAGGAGACGCTGGAAGACGGTGTTGATGTGATTAACGGCTGGGGTCCCAAGGAGGTTCTGGTCGATGAGGCAAATCACGTGACCGGTATCGTCTTCAAGAAGTGCACGCAGGTCATTGATCCGGAAACGAAGCGTTTTGCGCCGAAGTATGATGAAAATGAGACGATGACCATTCCGTGTGATGCGGTTGTCTTCGCCATTGGTCAGAGCATTGACTGGGGCAGTCTTCTGGAAGGAAGAACGGTGAAGTTCCATCATGGCAATTACCCGATGGCTGACAGCCTGACGTATCAGACGGATGATCCGGAAATCTTTGTTGGCGGCGATGTGCTGACGGGTCCGAAGTTTGTCATTGATGCGATTGCGGCAGGACACTATGCGGCAGAGTCGCTGCATCGTGCGGTGCGTTGGAATGCGAGCATGACCATCGGCCGTGACCGTCATGACTACGTGGAGCTGAACAAGGATGATATTCTTGTTGATTCCTATGACACCTCCGGTCGTCAGGAAGAGGGAATGGATCCGGCAGACGTCAATCCGTTCAAGGATATTCACCGTACACTGAGTGAGGAGCAGGTACATACGGAAACGTCACGCTGCCTGAGCTGTGGTGCTTCGGTTGTTGATCCGAATAAGTGCATCGGCTGCGGCATCTGCACGACGCGCTGCCAGTTTGACGCTATCCATCTGTATCGTGATCATCCGGAAATGACGGATATGCGGTTTGCAGAAGACAAGGTTGGCGGTCTTGCCGGTTATGCGGTGAAGCGTGCCTTCCGGATTCTGGCCAATGCCGGCTCGGAAGAGGCGAAGATGATGCGGGCGAAGCGTAAGGAGTACAACCGTACGCATAAGGAATTCAATAAGAAGAACCCGTACACAGGAAATTCCAACAATGCATGA
- a CDS encoding FAD-dependent oxidoreductase, giving the protein MDKNTRICIVGGGPAGTSMAMYLEKHGYNNYVIYEKSGRVGGKAFSPLMEVKTKDGKTEQRTIEMGAVMGCGTYFAVHECEEFGGTSHEDGPEMGRRFTNVDGTPLKTSKLAMLKKLMKLNKLTKILNTKYVGYDVNGHRGVAQGRYEGQCPSPDKKLAHIEGENPNLKDLSMPFSEFLKLNKCEDAAMVWKGPFTAFGYGYFDEIPAAYVLKYLDAFTVRQFLSTGKLWTWKNGTQSIWEGVNSHLKHPAVLNTEVTGIERKDDKVYVTLNGKDTEVFDKLIICTPLEMFLKYGDPTEDETKLFSKIVSKEYFTMAVRTEDAKSPDISYYYFDNMTPETLGHLMVFYHRWPDCGPQPLVTFTLRNHEKREDVPFEIARDTTLKDMEISGLPVVKTERIDDWYYFPHVSSKDYADGWYDKVEAMQGQKNTFYAGEVMSFGDMEETAEYSRDIVSRFFAD; this is encoded by the coding sequence ATGGACAAGAACACACGCATCTGCATCGTCGGCGGGGGACCGGCCGGCACATCAATGGCCATGTACCTCGAAAAGCACGGGTACAACAATTACGTCATTTACGAGAAGAGCGGCCGCGTCGGCGGAAAAGCATTTTCACCGCTGATGGAAGTGAAAACCAAAGACGGTAAGACGGAACAGCGGACGATTGAAATGGGTGCTGTCATGGGCTGCGGAACCTACTTTGCGGTTCATGAATGTGAAGAGTTCGGCGGAACGAGCCACGAAGACGGGCCGGAAATGGGACGCCGCTTTACCAACGTCGACGGTACGCCGCTGAAGACTTCGAAGCTCGCTATGCTCAAGAAACTGATGAAGCTGAATAAGCTCACCAAGATTCTGAACACGAAGTATGTGGGCTATGACGTCAATGGTCACCGTGGCGTTGCGCAGGGACGCTATGAGGGTCAGTGCCCGTCGCCGGACAAGAAGCTTGCACATATCGAAGGTGAAAACCCGAATCTGAAGGATCTTTCGATGCCGTTTTCCGAATTCCTGAAGCTGAACAAGTGCGAGGATGCGGCCATGGTATGGAAGGGACCGTTCACAGCCTTTGGCTACGGCTATTTTGATGAAATTCCGGCAGCCTATGTTTTGAAGTATCTTGATGCGTTCACGGTTCGTCAGTTTCTTTCGACCGGAAAACTGTGGACATGGAAAAACGGTACACAGTCCATCTGGGAAGGTGTCAACAGCCATCTCAAGCATCCGGCAGTTCTGAATACAGAAGTAACCGGCATTGAGCGTAAAGATGACAAAGTCTATGTCACGCTGAACGGAAAAGATACGGAGGTATTCGATAAGCTGATCATCTGCACGCCGCTGGAGATGTTCCTGAAGTATGGTGATCCGACGGAGGATGAGACGAAGCTGTTCTCGAAGATTGTTTCCAAGGAATACTTTACGATGGCAGTGCGTACAGAAGATGCCAAGTCGCCGGATATTTCTTACTACTATTTCGATAATATGACGCCGGAAACACTCGGTCATCTGATGGTTTTCTATCATCGCTGGCCGGATTGCGGTCCGCAGCCGTTAGTTACCTTCACGCTTCGCAATCATGAGAAGCGGGAAGATGTTCCGTTTGAAATTGCACGCGATACGACACTGAAGGATATGGAGATTTCGGGTCTTCCGGTTGTGAAAACGGAGCGTATCGATGACTGGTACTATTTCCCGCATGTTTCCAGCAAGGATTATGCGGATGGCTGGTACGACAAGGTTGAAGCGATGCAGGGTCAGAAAAATACCTTCTATGCCGGGGAGGTTATGTCCTTCGGCGACATGGAGGAAACGGCAGAATACAGCCGCGATATCGTCAGCCGCTTCTTCGCTGATTAA
- a CDS encoding DUF4349 domain-containing protein, producing MKRINRIVPLVFAAMILAGCGSSSSASYALAESDGIAAGDSYAVSGSVNEADSASSSSGTSTEITGDKLVYTGSMTIETLNYEDTVTAVNDHIKACSGILEHQESYDSDTGWYENNGVRTGMRSMSLTVRIPTGSFDAFLNDLEGDGRVTYRSSDVENITKQYNDNSAEIEALEKQQSRLLEMMDQAETIEDMVAIEQRLSEVETELNQKKSEQSSMDTDIEYSTVYVTIQEVTRYRSGTGKDISDFAARLKEAFSSVGVTFVWLLQEAVLLLVNLIPYAAVIALIVLVIRLIEKLSGKKIRFFHRKSQPKNPSDQK from the coding sequence ATGAAAAGAATAAATAGAATTGTTCCTCTTGTCTTTGCGGCAATGATTCTGGCCGGCTGTGGAAGTTCTTCTTCCGCCAGCTATGCTCTGGCCGAGTCCGACGGTATCGCAGCAGGTGATTCGTATGCGGTGAGCGGCAGTGTGAACGAGGCGGATTCTGCATCTTCATCCTCCGGTACTTCGACAGAAATCACCGGTGACAAGCTTGTCTACACCGGATCGATGACGATCGAGACGCTGAACTATGAAGATACCGTGACGGCAGTCAATGACCATATCAAGGCCTGCAGCGGCATCCTGGAACATCAGGAATCGTATGACAGCGATACCGGCTGGTATGAAAACAACGGTGTGCGCACCGGGATGCGCAGTATGAGTCTGACCGTACGCATTCCGACCGGGAGCTTTGATGCCTTCCTCAATGATCTGGAAGGGGACGGCCGCGTGACGTACCGCAGCAGCGACGTAGAGAACATCACGAAGCAGTACAACGACAACTCGGCCGAGATCGAAGCTCTTGAAAAGCAGCAGAGTCGTCTGCTTGAAATGATGGATCAGGCGGAAACCATTGAAGACATGGTTGCCATTGAACAGCGGCTCAGCGAAGTGGAAACGGAACTGAACCAGAAGAAGAGCGAACAGAGCTCGATGGATACCGATATCGAATACTCTACGGTCTATGTCACGATTCAGGAAGTAACGCGCTACCGCTCCGGAACGGGAAAGGATATTTCCGATTTCGCAGCCCGTCTGAAGGAAGCCTTCAGCTCTGTCGGCGTCACGTTTGTGTGGCTGCTGCAGGAAGCAGTGCTGCTGCTTGTGAATCTGATTCCGTATGCGGCAGTCATTGCGCTGATTGTTCTGGTGATCCGGCTGATTGAGAAGCTGAGCGGGAAGAAGATCCGTTTCTTCCACCGCAAGTCACAGCCAAAGAATCCATCCGATCAGAAATGA
- a CDS encoding DUF1653 domain-containing protein, translated as MDRTFTSGMIVQHFKRQFNSEGNTYLYRIVGIAQHTETGEQLMVYQALYGDRKLYARPLAMFMSEVDHDKYPLAQQNWRFEPYEGELVDEKNK; from the coding sequence ATGGATAGAACATTTACCAGCGGCATGATTGTGCAGCATTTCAAGCGGCAGTTCAATTCGGAAGGGAACACCTATCTTTACCGCATCGTCGGCATCGCCCAGCATACGGAAACGGGGGAGCAGCTGATGGTGTATCAGGCACTGTACGGAGACAGGAAACTGTATGCCCGTCCGCTTGCGATGTTCATGAGCGAAGTGGACCATGACAAGTATCCGCTTGCGCAGCAGAACTGGCGTTTTGAACCGTATGAAGGAGAGCTCGTTGATGAAAAGAATAAATAG
- a CDS encoding ZIP family metal transporter, whose product MTKEVFFGLMIPFLGTSLGAACVYILKENVSEKVERMLTGFAAGVMVAASIWSLLIPALEEAANLGRLSFMPAAIGFWLGILFLLAIDHLTPHLHVHETAPEGPHSSLKNQTLMMLAVTIHNIPEGMAVGVVYAAFLYSVTGMSASGALALSLGIAIQNFPEGAIIAMPMYGEGHSKNKSFLYGVLSGAVEPVAGFLTILFSKHVVPLMPYLLSFAAGAMLYVVVEELVPEMSQGEHSHAGVLAFAAGFCIMMILDVALG is encoded by the coding sequence ATGACAAAGGAAGTTTTCTTTGGTCTGATGATTCCGTTTCTTGGAACATCTCTCGGGGCTGCATGTGTATATATTCTGAAAGAAAATGTGTCTGAAAAAGTGGAGCGGATGTTAACGGGTTTTGCGGCCGGTGTCATGGTCGCTGCCTCCATCTGGAGCCTTCTGATTCCGGCTCTGGAAGAAGCGGCGAATCTCGGCCGTCTTTCGTTTATGCCGGCAGCGATCGGTTTCTGGCTCGGCATTCTGTTTCTGCTGGCAATTGATCATCTGACGCCCCATCTGCATGTACATGAAACGGCTCCGGAAGGTCCGCACAGCTCTCTGAAAAATCAGACGCTGATGATGCTGGCGGTAACGATTCACAACATTCCTGAAGGGATGGCGGTCGGCGTCGTTTATGCTGCATTTCTGTATTCTGTTACCGGTATGAGTGCGTCGGGTGCTCTGGCCCTGTCACTTGGCATTGCAATTCAGAATTTCCCGGAAGGTGCCATCATTGCGATGCCGATGTATGGCGAAGGCCACAGCAAAAACAAGTCGTTTCTCTATGGCGTACTGTCCGGTGCCGTGGAGCCGGTTGCGGGCTTTCTGACGATTCTATTTTCGAAGCATGTCGTTCCGCTGATGCCGTATCTTCTGAGCTTTGCGGCCGGAGCGATGCTGTATGTCGTGGTGGAGGAGCTGGTTCCGGAAATGTCACAGGGTGAACATTCCCATGCCGGTGTACTTGCCTTTGCAGCCGGCTTCTGCATCATGATGATTCTGGATGTGGCGCTGGGCTGA
- a CDS encoding DUF1848 domain-containing protein, with product MILNTGQRTDIPAFYSDWFLQRVREGFVLVRSPYDPHLVTRYLINPSVVDAIAFCTKNPLPMLDHLSELSAYRMFWFVTITPYGKDIEPRLPDKRRIVEGFRKLSGIVGADHTALRYDPVFINETYPIEKHIRAFERLCTLLEGSTHMAVISFLDLYEKTKRNFPEGKEASEQERLMIGEAFARSCQNHGIRPYTCLEGTDLARFGFDCSGCMSKAVLEHALNIDLSVPSSKASIRPGCTCLIGSDIGAYNSCGHGCRYCYANESEAAVRRTMAQHDPSSPLLIGHLQPEDRVHDALQKSWINLQLHLDL from the coding sequence ATGATACTGAATACCGGACAAAGAACAGATATCCCCGCCTTCTACAGCGACTGGTTTCTTCAGCGTGTACGGGAGGGGTTTGTCCTGGTGCGCAGCCCCTATGATCCTCATCTTGTGACACGCTATTTGATTAATCCGTCGGTTGTAGATGCGATCGCTTTCTGTACGAAGAATCCTCTCCCGATGCTCGATCATCTCAGTGAACTTTCGGCGTACCGCATGTTCTGGTTTGTAACGATCACGCCGTATGGAAAGGACATCGAGCCCCGTCTTCCTGACAAGCGCCGTATCGTTGAAGGATTCCGGAAGCTGTCCGGGATTGTCGGAGCAGATCATACGGCACTGCGCTATGATCCAGTGTTCATTAATGAAACCTATCCGATCGAGAAACATATCCGTGCCTTTGAGCGTCTTTGCACGCTGCTGGAGGGTTCGACGCACATGGCAGTCATCAGCTTCCTTGATCTCTATGAGAAAACAAAGCGGAATTTTCCGGAAGGAAAAGAGGCGTCCGAACAAGAACGTCTCATGATCGGCGAAGCATTCGCCAGATCCTGTCAGAACCATGGCATTCGTCCGTATACGTGCCTGGAAGGAACGGATCTTGCCCGCTTTGGCTTCGACTGTTCCGGCTGTATGTCGAAGGCCGTCCTGGAACATGCGCTGAATATCGATCTTTCCGTTCCTTCTTCCAAGGCTTCGATCCGCCCGGGCTGCACGTGTCTCATCGGCAGTGATATCGGTGCCTATAATTCCTGCGGACATGGATGCCGCTATTGCTATGCCAACGAAAGTGAGGCGGCAGTGCGCCGCACAATGGCACAGCACGATCCGTCGTCGCCTCTTCTGATCGGTCATCTGCAACCGGAAGACCGTGTTCATGATGCGCTGCAGAAGTCCTGGATCAACCTGCAGCTGCACCTGGATCTATAA
- the ygiD gene encoding 4,5-DOPA dioxygenase extradiol produces MMRTPVIFSGHGSPMIALEHNEITSGMEAVGRHVIDTYGKPKAILAVSAHWYTRGTFTQSAAHPSQIYDMYGFPEELYRVKYPVSGNRELTDQIVSLLGSQVSIDDSWGIDHGTWTVLVHMFPKADIPVVQLSVDGTLTPEQCFETGKKLASLRDEGYLIFGSGNIVHNLRRVEWDNPDGTEMTHAFNDYIINAVTAKQNEKVIHYTEGPEASYAVPTPDHYLPLVYCLGAAGDDSVRVFNNVCNLGSMAMTGFLWSSEK; encoded by the coding sequence ATGATGCGTACACCGGTTATTTTCTCTGGCCACGGCAGCCCGATGATTGCCCTGGAACACAATGAAATTACTTCCGGCATGGAAGCAGTCGGCAGGCATGTGATCGACACGTATGGAAAGCCGAAGGCAATTCTTGCCGTTTCCGCCCACTGGTACACGAGAGGTACCTTCACACAGAGCGCAGCCCATCCCAGTCAGATTTATGACATGTATGGCTTTCCGGAAGAACTGTACCGGGTCAAGTATCCTGTCAGTGGAAACCGTGAGCTGACGGATCAGATCGTCTCTCTTCTTGGTAGTCAGGTTTCGATTGATGATTCCTGGGGCATTGATCACGGGACCTGGACCGTTCTTGTCCACATGTTTCCAAAGGCGGACATCCCCGTCGTCCAGCTTTCTGTCGACGGCACCCTGACGCCAGAGCAGTGCTTTGAAACGGGAAAGAAACTGGCGTCCCTGCGGGACGAAGGATATCTGATCTTCGGCAGCGGTAACATTGTACATAATCTGCGCCGCGTCGAATGGGATAATCCGGATGGAACGGAAATGACGCATGCCTTTAATGACTACATCATCAACGCCGTAACAGCAAAGCAGAACGAAAAGGTCATTCACTATACCGAAGGACCGGAAGCATCCTATGCCGTCCCGACGCCGGATCACTATCTTCCGCTGGTTTACTGCCTTGGTGCAGCAGGGGATGACAGCGTCCGGGTGTTCAACAACGTCTGCAACCTGGGATCCATGGCAATGACCGGATTCCTGTGGAGCAGTGAAAAATAA